A single window of Fimbriimonadaceae bacterium DNA harbors:
- the serC gene encoding 3-phosphoserine/phosphohydroxythreonine transaminase: MSSSYGRVFNFSAGPAAIPVPVLEQARDEMLNWNGAGLSVMEMSHRGKSFLSIYEATVASVRELLGVPDNYKVLFLQGGASTQFSLVAQNFLKSSADYVVTGVWGKKAVEAAKIEGPVNVVWDGKAENYNQAPDLGSLTFDPGADYIHVTSNETIQGVDYGTDPDLAGTVFCDMSSNIASRPLDIKKYALVYAGAQKNLGPSGVTLVIVRDDLLEQVNPGLPPMADYKVQAANDSMYNTPPCWGIYILGLVCRHWLAFGGLAAVEKSNRAKSDVLYAAIDGSGGFYKGHAVPASRSLMNIPFTLPSDELTEAFLAETKKLGFLELKGHRSVGGCRASLYNAFPIEGAQALASFMADFASKNG, encoded by the coding sequence ATGTCTAGTTCGTACGGGCGTGTTTTCAACTTTTCTGCTGGGCCAGCCGCCATTCCGGTTCCCGTCCTAGAGCAGGCGCGCGACGAGATGCTGAACTGGAACGGAGCCGGACTCAGCGTCATGGAGATGTCGCACCGGGGCAAGTCGTTCCTCTCGATCTACGAGGCGACCGTGGCAAGCGTCCGCGAGCTGCTGGGCGTGCCTGACAATTACAAGGTCTTGTTCTTGCAGGGTGGGGCCAGCACCCAGTTCTCCCTGGTCGCCCAAAACTTTCTGAAGAGCTCCGCGGACTATGTCGTGACCGGTGTTTGGGGCAAGAAGGCGGTCGAGGCCGCCAAGATCGAAGGTCCGGTCAACGTGGTTTGGGACGGCAAGGCTGAGAACTACAACCAGGCTCCCGACCTCGGTTCGCTCACCTTCGACCCCGGTGCCGACTACATCCACGTGACGAGCAACGAGACGATCCAAGGTGTCGACTACGGCACCGACCCAGACCTAGCCGGCACGGTCTTCTGCGACATGTCGTCCAACATCGCGTCGAGGCCGCTGGACATCAAGAAGTACGCACTGGTTTATGCCGGCGCCCAGAAGAACCTTGGGCCGAGCGGCGTGACGTTGGTGATCGTCCGTGACGACCTCCTGGAGCAGGTCAACCCCGGGCTCCCGCCAATGGCCGACTACAAGGTCCAGGCGGCCAACGACTCCATGTACAACACGCCGCCCTGTTGGGGGATTTACATCCTCGGCCTGGTCTGCCGCCACTGGTTGGCGTTCGGCGGACTGGCGGCAGTCGAGAAGAGCAACCGGGCCAAGTCCGACGTCCTTTATGCCGCCATCGACGGTAGCGGCGGGTTCTACAAGGGCCATGCCGTACCGGCCAGCCGGTCGCTGATGAACATCCCGTTCACCCTGCCGAGCGACGAATTGACCGAGGCGTTCCTCGCCGAGACGAAGAAGCTGGGATTCTTGGAGCTGAAGGGCCATCGGTCGGTCGGCGGGTGCCGGGCGAGCCTCTACAACGCCTTCCCCATCGAAGGGGCCCAGGCCTTGGCCTCGTTCATGGCCGACTTCGCGAGCAAGAACGGCTGA